In the genome of Qipengyuania seohaensis, one region contains:
- a CDS encoding GumC family protein, which produces MYSHASSPATDSSQEVIILPPGDNAYGAPTAGSLDFRRLVGSLWQYRLLIAGIVAAFLLLGIAVTFLMTPMYTASATLQIDQEEQRILDAEDQAASAAYQDADRFLQTNVDVLRSRRMAERVAEEMGLFDNDEFLDLMNIDPPGEDEPNPELARRDEVLETIEDNLDIGLPQDSRVVRVSFTSPNPAFSAQFANTFVASYLRYNIERRLDKTAYARDFLSRQLEEARERLQNAEREANDYARNTGLVRLPSATPGVADTTITTIDLGRYNDALAEARTDRIAAESRWNSVARAPDYAIAEALQNNAMQDLIAERARVQSLLEAELAVKQPTHPTVIPLQKQLDEYDAQISRLAAGVRASIRDAYRIAAERESELQDRVNSLKGDTQAERDRSVQLNTLTREVESSRELYDGFLQRFRTLSAEANITSNNVQQIDIAQQPIEPSSPNLLLNLLLSLIAGVGVAGFVIFLREQMDDRLRTANELEEKLGLKLLGITPALKDGESPIEAMEDRKAPLTESFYSLRTALQFAVPSGLPPRMLVTSTRQGEGKSSTAFGIAKTMADGGKRVLLIDCDLRRPSVHRAIGTDNDTGLVTVLTTDAPLSSVVRETDIESFGAVTSGPLPMNPSDLLASHAFVNLLATIEDQYDLVVLDAPPVMGLADAPILSAIPNTATVFVVEAEDSHRGAARNALRRLSSAGANVVGGVFTQFDFAKAKRLGLGGGTDYSYSYYEYGS; this is translated from the coding sequence ATGTATTCACACGCTTCTAGCCCTGCCACGGATTCAAGTCAGGAGGTCATAATCCTCCCGCCGGGCGATAACGCCTATGGCGCGCCGACTGCCGGGTCGCTGGATTTCCGTAGGCTCGTCGGTAGCCTCTGGCAGTATCGTCTGCTGATTGCTGGGATCGTTGCCGCCTTCCTCTTGCTGGGGATTGCGGTGACGTTCCTGATGACGCCCATGTACACGGCGTCGGCAACGCTTCAGATCGACCAGGAAGAGCAGCGCATCCTCGATGCCGAAGATCAGGCCGCCTCCGCAGCCTACCAGGACGCGGACCGTTTCCTACAGACCAATGTAGACGTGCTCCGCAGCCGACGCATGGCGGAACGCGTAGCCGAGGAAATGGGCCTTTTCGATAACGATGAGTTCCTCGATCTGATGAACATCGATCCTCCCGGCGAAGATGAACCCAATCCCGAACTCGCCCGGCGAGACGAAGTGCTCGAAACGATCGAGGACAATCTTGATATCGGCTTGCCGCAGGATTCGCGCGTTGTACGGGTGAGCTTCACCAGTCCCAATCCTGCGTTTTCGGCACAGTTCGCCAATACCTTCGTGGCAAGTTACCTGCGCTACAATATCGAGCGCCGCCTCGATAAGACCGCCTACGCTCGCGATTTTCTCTCACGCCAGCTCGAAGAAGCGCGTGAGCGCCTTCAGAACGCCGAGCGCGAAGCCAATGACTACGCGCGCAACACCGGGCTGGTCCGCCTGCCGTCGGCTACCCCCGGAGTCGCCGACACCACCATCACTACGATTGACCTTGGTCGCTACAATGATGCACTTGCGGAGGCTCGGACCGACCGTATCGCAGCGGAAAGTCGCTGGAATAGCGTCGCGAGGGCACCAGATTACGCAATCGCAGAGGCTTTGCAGAACAATGCGATGCAGGATCTCATCGCTGAACGCGCGCGGGTTCAGTCGCTGCTCGAGGCGGAACTCGCGGTCAAACAGCCGACGCATCCAACCGTCATTCCCCTGCAGAAGCAGCTCGACGAGTACGATGCCCAGATCTCGCGTCTGGCTGCCGGCGTCCGCGCTTCCATCCGGGATGCTTATCGAATCGCTGCGGAGCGAGAATCCGAGCTCCAGGATCGTGTGAATTCGCTCAAGGGCGATACACAGGCCGAGCGTGACCGCAGCGTGCAGCTTAACACCCTCACGCGTGAAGTCGAAAGCAGCCGCGAGCTTTACGACGGCTTCCTCCAGCGTTTCCGCACCCTGAGTGCAGAAGCGAACATCACCAGCAACAACGTCCAGCAGATCGACATTGCCCAGCAGCCCATCGAGCCTTCGTCTCCGAACCTGCTATTGAACCTCCTCCTTTCTCTTATTGCGGGCGTAGGTGTTGCCGGCTTCGTCATTTTCCTGCGCGAGCAGATGGACGATCGCCTCCGCACGGCCAACGAGTTGGAAGAGAAGCTCGGCCTCAAGCTGCTCGGTATCACTCCGGCGCTGAAGGATGGGGAATCCCCGATCGAGGCGATGGAGGATCGCAAGGCTCCGCTGACGGAAAGCTTCTACTCACTACGCACCGCGCTGCAGTTCGCAGTGCCGTCCGGCCTGCCTCCGCGCATGCTCGTCACCTCGACGAGGCAGGGCGAGGGCAAGTCCTCCACTGCCTTCGGTATCGCGAAGACAATGGCAGATGGCGGAAAGCGCGTGCTGCTGATCGACTGCGACCTGCGTCGTCCTTCAGTTCACCGAGCAATCGGGACCGACAACGACACCGGCCTCGTCACCGTGCTCACGACCGATGCGCCGCTATCGAGCGTGGTTCGCGAGACCGATATCGAGTCCTTCGGCGCTGTGACCAGCGGTCCACTTCCGATGAATCCGAGCGACCTCCTCGCTTCGCATGCTTTCGTCAATCTGCTGGCAACTATCGAAGACCAATACGATCTCGTCGTCCTGGATGCGCCGCCGGTCATGGGTCTTGCCGATGCGCCGATCCTGTCGGCCATCCCCAACACTGCGACCGTGTTCGTGGTTGAGGCGGAAGACAGCCATCGTGGCGCCGCTCGCAATGCCCTGCGCCGCCTGAGCAGTGCCGGAGCCAACGTCGTCGGCGGCGTCTTCACCCAGTTCGATTTCGCTAAGGCCAAACGTCTCGGCTTGGGAGGCGGCACAGACTACTCATACAGCTATTATGAGTATGGCAGCTAA
- a CDS encoding lipopolysaccharide biosynthesis protein has product MGGSIASIRLTAIAMRFALTIFITANLGLEAMGQFGLVLGLGALAPALFGFGLNFHMARAIVGSDEERQVGIIRSRMGFTLAVLLLATITGLPFAISEAGMPLALVLFIAAILWGEALGMDIYIALTALRFNVLANFSLAMRSAFWIPVAVGLAGYSPEYANLQTILACWIAGQVANIIIVFAVLGSRLRSSGSMGEGWSRATIKDGLRIWPSDLALVLIAFGDRFILSGTVDERELGIFVFFWSFANVAQTLIQAAIITPSLPKLIQLHREDVVAWKKQIRQLAAIVMVSGSVLGAGIYAFVFLVHTYFPQANFPWAPVFGATIIVATIVRFVGDFLSTVLNSAGAANAYSVLNVGFAVTLMAALIPASMWAGIHGAALALLAVAGVFNLLKLKAVRAVYQTAIGGSR; this is encoded by the coding sequence GTGGGCGGAAGTATTGCGAGCATTCGCCTGACGGCGATCGCTATGCGCTTCGCGCTGACGATCTTCATTACGGCCAATCTCGGTCTTGAGGCGATGGGGCAGTTCGGGCTAGTGCTCGGGCTCGGAGCATTGGCACCTGCGCTTTTCGGCTTCGGACTCAACTTCCACATGGCCCGCGCGATCGTGGGTTCCGACGAAGAACGGCAGGTCGGAATCATCCGCAGCCGTATGGGTTTCACGCTGGCCGTCCTGCTTCTGGCAACCATCACAGGGCTTCCGTTTGCCATATCGGAGGCAGGCATGCCTCTCGCCCTCGTCTTGTTCATCGCCGCGATCCTATGGGGCGAGGCTCTGGGAATGGATATTTACATCGCGCTGACCGCGCTGCGCTTCAATGTGCTGGCGAACTTCAGTCTCGCGATGCGAAGCGCGTTCTGGATTCCGGTCGCTGTCGGTCTGGCCGGATATTCGCCCGAATATGCCAACTTGCAGACCATTCTCGCCTGCTGGATAGCCGGGCAGGTCGCTAACATCATAATCGTCTTCGCAGTTCTTGGCAGCCGTCTGCGAAGCTCCGGCTCTATGGGAGAAGGCTGGTCGCGCGCGACCATCAAGGATGGCCTGCGCATCTGGCCGAGTGACCTCGCACTGGTCCTGATCGCGTTCGGAGACCGGTTCATCCTCTCGGGCACAGTGGACGAGCGCGAGTTGGGGATATTCGTGTTTTTTTGGAGCTTCGCCAATGTTGCCCAGACCCTCATCCAAGCGGCGATCATCACTCCGTCATTGCCGAAACTGATCCAGCTTCACAGGGAAGACGTCGTGGCCTGGAAGAAACAAATCAGGCAGTTGGCAGCAATCGTTATGGTCTCGGGGTCCGTTCTTGGTGCGGGTATCTATGCCTTTGTATTCTTGGTCCATACCTATTTCCCCCAAGCAAATTTCCCTTGGGCGCCGGTATTCGGCGCGACGATTATCGTAGCGACCATCGTACGGTTCGTCGGCGACTTCCTTTCGACCGTCCTCAATAGCGCAGGTGCAGCCAATGCCTATTCGGTGCTGAATGTCGGATTTGCAGTGACCCTCATGGCTGCATTGATCCCCGCCTCGATGTGGGCCGGAATTCATGGGGCTGCGCTTGCCTTGTTGGCAGTGGCGGGTGTGTTCAACCTGCTGAAGCTTAAAGCTGTCAGGGCAGTTTACCAGACTGCTATCGGTGGCAGCCGGTAG
- a CDS encoding spike base protein, RCAP_Rcc01079 family — MDRFEDFRDSVGHPSRSPFPIAPSDDDALPLVPKGIYVGTGGDVTLRGVDGDQDVTYRNLPDASCIAVRAGFVRATGTTATDLIAEV, encoded by the coding sequence ATGGACAGATTCGAAGACTTTCGCGACAGCGTCGGGCACCCGTCGCGCTCGCCTTTCCCGATTGCGCCCAGCGACGACGACGCATTGCCCCTCGTTCCGAAGGGCATCTATGTCGGGACCGGCGGAGATGTCACCCTTCGGGGGGTCGATGGTGATCAGGACGTCACCTACCGCAACCTGCCCGACGCCAGCTGCATTGCGGTACGGGCAGGTTTCGTCCGCGCGACCGGGACTACCGCAACCGATCTGATTGCGGAGGTCTGA
- a CDS encoding glycosyltransferase: MSRDYDGKVAIVHDWFPVISGAERVVEQFNLLYPQAGIYSLFDFLTDAQRAEILGDKAIHTSNLNRLPGVSKYYRSLILPCTQAIERFDLSSYDLVVSSSAALAKGVITGPNQLHVAYVHSPARYAWDLTHEYIDNMSGTFGGVKRAIAHSMMHRFRKWDARTPNLVDQFVANSDFIRRRIWKIYRREAEVVYPPVNVADFVPSEEPKEDFFLFASRLVPYKRAPMVVEAFNRRPDLKLVVVGGGPELDRVRSLAGPNVEVRGHVSFAELQRLMQKARAFVFAALEDFGIAPVEAQACGTPVIALGKGGTAETVIPLGSSGASGVLYGEQTLEALLAAIDTFVAEGASISSEDCRANAERFSIEAFRQNFRNTVSRAFANHG, from the coding sequence TTGTCCCGCGACTACGATGGCAAGGTAGCGATCGTCCATGACTGGTTCCCGGTCATATCTGGTGCCGAGCGCGTCGTAGAGCAGTTCAACCTGCTCTATCCGCAGGCGGGCATCTACAGCCTGTTCGATTTCCTCACCGACGCTCAAAGAGCCGAAATCCTCGGCGACAAGGCAATCCACACGAGCAACCTCAACCGGCTGCCTGGGGTCAGCAAGTACTACCGTAGCCTTATCCTGCCTTGCACTCAGGCGATCGAACGGTTCGACCTGTCCTCCTACGATCTCGTGGTATCCTCCAGTGCGGCCCTGGCGAAGGGGGTCATAACTGGCCCGAACCAGCTTCATGTTGCCTATGTTCACAGCCCTGCCCGCTATGCCTGGGACCTGACCCACGAGTATATCGACAATATGTCGGGCACCTTCGGCGGCGTGAAGCGCGCGATCGCGCATTCGATGATGCACCGGTTCCGCAAATGGGATGCGCGCACTCCCAATCTCGTCGATCAGTTCGTCGCCAACTCCGATTTCATCCGCCGCCGGATCTGGAAGATTTACCGGCGCGAAGCCGAAGTCGTCTATCCGCCAGTCAATGTTGCGGACTTCGTGCCAAGCGAAGAGCCCAAGGAAGATTTCTTCCTCTTTGCCTCGCGCCTCGTCCCTTACAAGCGCGCCCCGATGGTGGTCGAAGCCTTCAACCGTCGACCCGATCTGAAACTCGTCGTGGTCGGCGGCGGCCCTGAACTCGACCGGGTGCGCTCCTTGGCAGGACCCAATGTCGAAGTTCGCGGTCACGTTTCCTTCGCCGAGTTGCAGCGGCTGATGCAGAAGGCGCGCGCGTTTGTATTCGCCGCGCTGGAAGATTTCGGCATCGCGCCGGTCGAGGCACAGGCTTGCGGCACACCGGTGATCGCACTTGGCAAGGGCGGTACCGCCGAAACTGTCATTCCCCTGGGTTCGTCCGGCGCCAGCGGCGTGCTGTACGGGGAACAGACGCTGGAAGCACTGCTGGCAGCTATCGATACTTTCGTGGCGGAAGGCGCATCCATCTCGTCAGAGGATTGCCGTGCGAATGCGGAACGCTTCTCGATCGAGGCGTTCCGGCAGAACTTCAGGAACACCGTATCGCGCGCCTTTGCCAATCACGGCTAG
- a CDS encoding glycosyltransferase family 4 protein, whose amino-acid sequence MIYLNARFTGQGMTGVQRVAYELGRRVLERRPDMRALAPVGPLSEYALPAQVIPSPLPAAGGHFWEQVILRGKVGSDDLLVNLCSTAPVGVKRQIVMMHDVNYQLGPKGYSRKFRYWYTALQGQLVKRATICTVSHWSAKEIAKTFDIPVDSITVIPNAAGHLDDVEADPATCARYGIDGRPYVLCVGSANPNKNFDTALAAYAGLENPPFDLVIVGGSNPKIFQAEMSMVSKPNVHRLPRISDAELKAVFQGASAFVMPSFLEGFGIPAIEAMHLGVPVIAARASALPEVCADAALYFDPQDASELAQAMNALTSDASLHADLVARGYRNVARYDWDSSADQLDQLIERAYGKVQ is encoded by the coding sequence GTGATCTATCTCAATGCCCGTTTCACCGGGCAAGGCATGACCGGTGTGCAGCGCGTTGCCTATGAACTGGGGCGCAGGGTACTGGAACGCCGACCGGACATGCGCGCTCTGGCTCCGGTCGGGCCGCTTTCCGAGTATGCCTTGCCCGCCCAAGTGATCCCCTCCCCACTTCCCGCAGCGGGCGGGCATTTCTGGGAACAGGTCATTTTGCGCGGAAAGGTCGGCAGTGACGATCTGCTGGTCAATCTCTGCAGCACCGCGCCGGTCGGGGTGAAGCGCCAGATCGTCATGATGCACGACGTCAATTACCAGCTCGGCCCCAAGGGATATTCGCGCAAGTTCCGCTATTGGTACACCGCGCTTCAAGGACAACTGGTCAAGCGCGCCACCATTTGCACCGTATCGCACTGGTCCGCCAAGGAAATCGCCAAAACCTTCGATATCCCGGTCGACAGCATCACGGTGATTCCGAACGCTGCAGGTCACCTCGACGATGTCGAGGCCGATCCGGCAACCTGCGCGCGGTACGGCATCGATGGGCGCCCCTATGTCCTGTGCGTGGGAAGCGCCAATCCCAACAAGAATTTCGACACCGCCCTCGCGGCCTATGCCGGGCTGGAAAATCCGCCCTTCGACCTCGTCATCGTGGGCGGCAGCAATCCGAAGATATTTCAGGCCGAAATGTCGATGGTGAGCAAGCCCAACGTGCATCGTCTCCCGCGGATAAGCGATGCCGAACTCAAGGCGGTCTTCCAGGGAGCGAGTGCCTTCGTGATGCCGTCATTTCTCGAAGGCTTCGGCATTCCGGCAATCGAGGCCATGCATCTCGGCGTACCCGTCATCGCGGCCCGGGCATCCGCCCTCCCCGAAGTTTGCGCAGATGCGGCGCTATACTTCGATCCGCAAGATGCATCCGAACTCGCACAGGCGATGAACGCGCTTACTTCGGACGCAAGTCTGCACGCGGACCTCGTGGCGCGCGGATATCGCAACGTGGCGAGATACGACTGGGATAGTTCCGCAGATCAACTGGACCAATTGATCGAGCGTGCCTACGGCAAGGTACAATAA
- a CDS encoding O-antigen ligase family protein has translation MATFAVWFTWGIGPEFFKVSATQIFIAIAFSACVFQWMVFGDAIPRATRTALHPIVWVSTAMILVGMASMVVAPDPVLTIRFLSRWVFGILYLVSFVQFVTLDAERLRKVIRAFLYGGVATVPALVIGYFYQPLGELVFWDLWSYRSNGFFEHPNQLAMVSLVALVLAQLPGLLNRKLWLVVMAALLFVLVTAGSKTNIALAILIIPVVFFWLPAREGRAVEALGGAIAGLIAAVAGLAAIVFGLKTYNNYFYRKLQEFITNPDRADSTQSRGGMWQDSINCMLEKPVFGIGGGNANACINYTHAHNVFINYLLETGILGLLLIVAFFLLVIYSTIRVSKKLAFGIHASAYNRQLFRSAGLVLVAMILFIISNSSSDSLGGSTMPVLWMLVGVGLAMSTIIERKGARPRAAPSYGYAAAPSGITPGKPRAIPAPAAGFGKPLSGNT, from the coding sequence GTGGCGACCTTCGCCGTCTGGTTCACCTGGGGGATCGGGCCGGAATTCTTCAAGGTCTCGGCAACCCAGATTTTCATCGCCATCGCCTTCAGCGCCTGCGTGTTCCAGTGGATGGTCTTCGGTGATGCTATCCCGCGTGCGACCCGCACGGCCCTGCATCCGATCGTCTGGGTCAGTACGGCGATGATCCTTGTGGGTATGGCATCCATGGTTGTCGCGCCGGACCCGGTTCTAACTATCAGGTTCCTGAGCCGCTGGGTTTTCGGCATTCTCTACCTCGTCTCGTTCGTGCAATTCGTCACGCTTGACGCCGAGCGTTTGCGGAAGGTCATCCGGGCATTCCTCTATGGCGGGGTCGCGACGGTTCCCGCGCTAGTGATCGGGTATTTCTACCAGCCGCTGGGCGAACTGGTTTTCTGGGATCTGTGGTCCTATCGAAGCAACGGCTTTTTCGAGCACCCGAACCAGCTGGCGATGGTCTCGCTGGTGGCTCTGGTGCTTGCGCAATTGCCCGGCCTCCTGAACCGCAAATTGTGGCTTGTCGTGATGGCGGCTTTGTTATTCGTCCTGGTGACGGCAGGATCGAAGACGAACATCGCCTTGGCAATTCTCATCATCCCGGTGGTGTTCTTCTGGTTGCCGGCGCGTGAAGGCCGGGCAGTAGAGGCGCTTGGCGGCGCCATCGCGGGCCTGATTGCGGCCGTCGCAGGACTTGCGGCAATCGTTTTCGGCCTGAAGACCTACAACAACTACTTCTACCGCAAGCTCCAAGAGTTCATCACCAATCCGGACCGTGCCGACAGCACGCAATCGCGTGGTGGCATGTGGCAGGACTCGATCAACTGCATGCTCGAAAAACCGGTTTTCGGGATCGGCGGCGGGAATGCCAATGCGTGCATCAACTACACCCACGCGCACAACGTCTTCATCAATTACCTGCTGGAAACCGGTATCTTGGGTCTTCTCCTGATCGTCGCTTTCTTCCTGTTGGTGATCTACTCGACTATAAGGGTCTCGAAGAAACTCGCGTTCGGAATTCACGCGAGCGCCTACAACAGGCAGCTCTTCCGATCGGCCGGTCTCGTGCTGGTCGCCATGATCCTGTTCATCATCAGCAACTCTTCGAGCGATTCGCTCGGCGGTTCAACCATGCCGGTTCTCTGGATGCTCGTTGGCGTCGGCCTGGCGATGAGCACGATTATCGAACGGAAAGGGGCGCGGCCGCGTGCGGCGCCAAGCTATGGCTATGCAGCCGCGCCATCCGGGATCACGCCTGGTAAGCCTCGAGCGATCCCTGCACCTGCGGCGGGCTTCGGAAAGCCGCTGTCCGGTAACACCTGA